The Dictyoglomus sp. NZ13-RE01 genome has a segment encoding these proteins:
- a CDS encoding NADH-dependent alcohol dehydrogenase: MRNFVFHNPTKIIFGIDATNEVGKETKLYGDKVLLVLGQGSIKKIGLYDRVVFLLRQENIKIFELEGVKPNPRVDLVRKGIEMVRENNINFILAVGGGSVIDTAKAISAGLSYEGDVWDLFKKRIPIKPSIPIGTVLTLAATGSEMNGNAVISNMETEEKLAISSPYLYPKFSILDPKNTTTVPLNHTLYGIVDILSHVFEQYFDKVSDAILQDRFAEAIMKTVIETTPKLIQNPEDVEARGVILWCGTNALNGIIGVGKEQDWATHAIEHAISAIYDIPHGLGLAIVFPHWMKYVIDEIPWKFAQFARNVWGITDEGSDYEIGLKGIEKLIEFYESIGVPTKLSKVGIDDSRLEEMSEKAVMFGPIGNTKKLYKEDVLNILRMSL, from the coding sequence ATGAGAAATTTTGTATTTCATAATCCGACAAAGATAATTTTTGGAATAGATGCAACCAATGAGGTAGGTAAGGAGACAAAGTTATATGGAGATAAAGTTTTATTAGTGCTTGGGCAAGGAAGTATTAAAAAAATTGGGCTATACGATAGAGTAGTTTTCCTACTTAGACAAGAAAATATTAAAATTTTTGAGCTGGAAGGGGTAAAGCCAAATCCCAGAGTAGATTTAGTAAGAAAAGGTATTGAAATGGTTAGAGAAAATAATATTAATTTTATCTTAGCTGTAGGAGGAGGAAGTGTAATAGATACAGCAAAGGCTATTTCTGCAGGGCTCTCTTATGAAGGTGATGTATGGGATCTATTTAAAAAGAGAATTCCAATAAAGCCATCTATTCCTATAGGTACAGTATTAACTCTTGCAGCTACAGGTTCGGAGATGAATGGAAATGCAGTTATATCTAATATGGAGACTGAGGAAAAATTAGCTATATCAAGTCCATATCTATATCCAAAGTTTTCCATATTGGACCCCAAAAATACCACAACAGTTCCCTTAAACCATACATTGTATGGAATTGTAGATATACTTTCCCATGTTTTTGAACAGTATTTTGATAAAGTGTCTGATGCGATACTTCAAGATAGATTTGCAGAGGCAATAATGAAGACTGTTATTGAAACTACTCCTAAATTAATTCAAAATCCTGAGGATGTGGAGGCGAGAGGAGTTATTCTTTGGTGTGGGACTAATGCCCTAAATGGAATAATTGGGGTTGGTAAAGAGCAAGATTGGGCTACCCATGCTATAGAACATGCCATAAGTGCCATATATGATATTCCGCATGGACTTGGACTTGCAATAGTATTCCCACATTGGATGAAGTATGTGATTGATGAAATTCCATGGAAGTTCGCACAATTTGCGAGAAATGTATGGGGAATTACAGATGAGGGAAGTGATTATGAGATAGGGTTAAAAGGAATAGAAAAATTAATAGAGTTTTATGAGAGCATTGGGGTTCCTACAAAACTTTCAAAGGTAGGTATAGATGATTCTCGTTTGGAAGAGATGAGTGAAAAGGCTGTTATGTTTGGACCTATTGGAAATACAAAGAAATTATATAAAGAGGATGTGCTAAATATACTAAGAATGAGCTTATAG
- a CDS encoding methylcobamide--CoM methyltransferase: MIITVVDHYPKIPNPPREAKLRKAIHAYDQGKISKEELERVFDEVTKEVIEEQISAGVELITDGQIRWEDGQSYIAKKLDGIEIGGLFRYFDNNTYYRQPVVVGKIKWREPIILEDWKRAQDFAKNVPVKAVLTGPYTLARLSRDEYYKSIAELSNAYTDALIEEVKLLDKEGVKYLQFNEPSILYYPEDFDLLVDIYNRIRRYFSGNLAIYTYFYTVLPLRKEISRLNIDTFGIDFVSRKENFEILRDFPKNLALGYGIVDARNTKLETPEQIKSLVEKALEYVPEERLFVNPSCGLEYLPRERAYEKLVNLAKGVNLVRGERR; this comes from the coding sequence ATGATTATAACAGTTGTTGATCATTATCCTAAAATTCCTAATCCACCAAGAGAGGCAAAATTGAGAAAGGCTATTCATGCTTATGATCAAGGTAAGATTAGTAAAGAGGAACTGGAGAGGGTTTTTGATGAGGTTACGAAAGAGGTTATAGAAGAGCAGATCTCTGCAGGAGTAGAATTAATAACTGATGGACAGATAAGATGGGAGGATGGTCAGAGTTATATTGCTAAAAAGCTTGATGGAATAGAGATTGGAGGACTTTTCAGGTATTTTGACAATAACACCTATTATAGACAGCCCGTTGTGGTAGGAAAAATAAAATGGAGAGAGCCAATTATTTTAGAAGATTGGAAAAGGGCTCAAGATTTTGCAAAGAATGTGCCCGTTAAGGCTGTATTAACAGGACCATATACATTGGCAAGATTAAGCAGAGATGAATATTATAAAAGCATAGCGGAATTGAGTAATGCATATACTGACGCTCTAATAGAGGAGGTAAAGCTTTTAGACAAAGAGGGAGTAAAGTATTTACAGTTTAATGAGCCTTCTATTTTATACTATCCAGAAGATTTTGATCTACTGGTAGATATTTATAACAGGATAAGAAGGTACTTTAGTGGTAACTTAGCTATATACACCTATTTTTATACTGTTTTACCTTTGAGAAAGGAGATATCAAGGCTTAATATAGATACCTTTGGGATAGATTTTGTATCAAGAAAGGAAAATTTTGAAATATTGAGGGATTTTCCTAAGAATTTGGCTCTTGGATATGGAATTGTGGATGCAAGGAATACAAAGTTGGAGACCCCAGAACAGATAAAAAGTTTAGTGGAAAAAGCATTAGAGTATGTTCCCGAAGAAAGGCTTTTTGTTAATCCCAGCTGTGGATTAGAGTATCTACCGAGAGAAAGAGCTTATGAAAAGCTTGTAAATTTAGCAAAAGGAGTAAATTTGGTAAGAGGTGAAAGAAGATGA
- a CDS encoding (Fe-S)-binding protein, with translation MRTERIVLHFPKHLADKPVIVNLVRKFDLDFNILKATITPDEEGVMVLEITGEEENFQKGIQYLKELEVKIQPLSQDVIWDETRCTHCGYCVSYCPTKALQRDEKTYMVSFDPQKCTTCGICVEICPYKAMEIRLVI, from the coding sequence ATGAGGACTGAAAGAATTGTGCTCCATTTTCCAAAACATTTAGCGGACAAGCCTGTAATAGTTAATCTGGTCCGGAAATTTGATTTAGATTTCAACATTCTTAAGGCAACAATAACTCCAGATGAGGAAGGAGTAATGGTCTTAGAAATTACTGGAGAGGAAGAGAACTTTCAAAAAGGAATCCAGTATTTGAAAGAATTAGAAGTAAAGATCCAGCCTTTGTCTCAAGATGTAATATGGGATGAGACAAGATGTACCCATTGTGGTTATTGTGTAAGCTATTGCCCTACTAAAGCCTTACAAAGGGACGAAAAAACCTATATGGTTAGTTTTGATCCCCAAAAATGTACCACCTGTGGGATATGCGTTGAGATCTGTCCCTACAAAGCAATGGAGATAAGGTTAGTTATTTAA
- a CDS encoding potassium uptake system protein, protein MKSLFYKSAISGERFHDFGVIGLGRFGSALAITLERLGASVLAIDMDEERVEGIKDYVSYAKVVDATNINALREAGIQNCDVVIIAIANDIQSSVLATLLVKELGVKYVVAKAVNEAHGKILEKIGADLVVYPERQMGEILAQKLVVPNIIDFMELSGNVKVFEVKPTPSMIGKNIESLQLRRKYSLSILAIHRGGDIIANPHPDEIIREEDILYIVGTLENVNKLLSIENI, encoded by the coding sequence ATGAAGTCACTATTTTATAAAAGTGCTATTTCAGGGGAGAGATTTCATGATTTTGGAGTTATTGGGCTTGGTAGGTTTGGTTCTGCTTTGGCTATTACCTTGGAAAGATTAGGGGCTTCTGTTCTTGCCATAGATATGGATGAGGAGAGGGTAGAAGGAATAAAAGATTATGTTTCTTATGCTAAAGTTGTGGATGCTACAAATATAAATGCTTTAAGGGAGGCAGGAATACAGAATTGTGATGTAGTAATAATTGCTATTGCCAATGATATTCAATCTTCTGTTCTTGCTACCTTATTAGTTAAGGAATTAGGAGTTAAGTATGTAGTGGCTAAGGCTGTTAATGAAGCTCATGGCAAAATTTTAGAAAAGATTGGGGCGGATTTAGTTGTTTATCCAGAAAGACAAATGGGCGAGATTTTAGCTCAAAAACTTGTGGTTCCTAATATAATAGATTTTATGGAGCTTTCTGGTAATGTAAAAGTGTTTGAGGTAAAACCAACTCCATCTATGATCGGTAAAAATATTGAGAGTCTTCAATTACGTAGAAAATATAGTTTATCAATCCTTGCTATTCATCGAGGTGGAGATATCATTGCAAATCCCCACCCCGATGAAATAATCAGAGAAGAAGATATTCTTTATATTGTAGGGACCTTAGAAAATGTAAATAAACTTCTTTCCATAGAGAATATTTAA
- a CDS encoding methionine synthase yields MKEIKLPILPVTSVGSFPKPDYLVKARNQYAKGLISYSTLHELELKATEEVIRMQEEIGVDVLVHGEMERGDMATYFAENLEGFTISGLVRSYGNRYYKKPIVIGKVKRTKPITVDMFKFAQSLTKKPVKGMLTGPYTIADWSFNEYYDNKRDLVLDLAEIINQEALDLEKAGALFVQIDEPAVPTHPEEIDIAKEAFKIATRGLRSFIITHICYGDFRPIWKDVVNFPVHQFDLEFTNNYDKLYPLIESFGFPKEKFVGLGVVDVHSHRIESVEEIKDRIRTALKYFRPEQIFVDPDCGLKTRTWEEARAKMENIVKAVAEIREELIKEGYPSEITIKLGD; encoded by the coding sequence ATGAAGGAGATAAAATTACCTATATTACCTGTTACAAGTGTGGGAAGTTTTCCTAAGCCAGATTATTTGGTTAAGGCAAGAAATCAGTATGCTAAAGGTCTCATTTCTTATTCCACATTGCATGAGCTGGAATTGAAAGCAACAGAAGAGGTTATAAGGATGCAGGAAGAAATTGGAGTAGATGTATTGGTCCATGGAGAGATGGAAAGAGGAGATATGGCAACATATTTTGCAGAGAACTTAGAGGGATTTACTATAAGTGGGCTTGTTAGATCCTATGGGAATAGATATTACAAAAAGCCAATAGTTATTGGAAAGGTGAAAAGAACAAAGCCAATTACAGTGGATATGTTTAAGTTTGCTCAAAGCCTAACTAAAAAACCAGTAAAGGGGATGTTGACAGGTCCTTACACTATTGCGGATTGGTCCTTTAATGAATATTATGATAATAAGAGGGATTTAGTTTTGGATCTTGCGGAGATCATTAATCAGGAGGCTTTAGATTTGGAAAAGGCAGGAGCTTTGTTTGTTCAAATTGATGAGCCTGCAGTTCCTACCCATCCTGAGGAAATTGACATTGCAAAGGAAGCCTTTAAAATAGCCACAAGGGGACTTAGAAGTTTTATAATAACCCATATATGCTATGGAGATTTTAGACCTATATGGAAGGATGTTGTTAACTTTCCAGTTCATCAGTTTGATTTAGAGTTTACAAACAATTATGACAAGCTTTATCCTCTTATAGAAAGTTTTGGATTTCCTAAGGAAAAATTTGTTGGGCTCGGAGTAGTAGATGTGCATTCTCATAGGATAGAGAGTGTAGAAGAAATTAAGGATAGAATTAGAACTGCCTTAAAATATTTTAGACCAGAACAGATTTTTGTTGACCCTGATTGTGGACTTAAAACAAGGACTTGGGAAGAAGCTCGTGCCAAAATGGAGAATATTGTTAAGGCTGTAGCGGAGATAAGGGAAGAGCTAATAAAAGAAGGATATCCCTCCGAGATAACTATTAAATTAGGGGATTAG
- the ilvD gene encoding dihydroxy-acid dehydratase, producing MKLRSDSVKKGLEKAPHRSLFYAMGYTPEDLEKPLIGVVNSGNEMIPGHVHLDIVSRYVKDGILQAGGTPMEFRVIGICDGIAMGHKGMKYSLASRELIADSIEAMVEAYQLDGIILITNCDKIVPGMLMAAARLNLPSLILSGGPMLAGRWRGMDVDLISVFEGIGKVKAGTMREEELYELEQYACPGCGSCSGMFTANTMNCLSEALGIALPFNGTLPFAYDGMRKRLSKEAGKRIVQLVKDNIKARDILTREAFENAIAVDMALGGSTNTVLHLLAIAKEAKVDLPLDVFQRISDRTPNICKLSPASSQHIQDLHEAGGIPAVLKELLKGNLIEPNALTVSGKTIGEIAKSAEIRDRNVIKPLEEPYAKDGGIVILYGNLAPEGAVVKKSAVSPKMLKHEGPARVFDSEESAIKDIYGGKIKRGDVVVIRYEGPKGGPGMREMLGPTSALAGMGLDEDVALITDGRFSGGSRGSAIGHISPEAAEGGPIALLRDGDIIEIDIPGRRLNVKVSDEELENRRKNWKPVKKEIEFSYLRRYAKLVTSASKGAVLRDIYEE from the coding sequence ATGAAATTGAGAAGTGATAGTGTTAAGAAGGGATTAGAAAAGGCTCCTCATAGATCTTTGTTCTATGCTATGGGATATACCCCGGAGGATTTAGAGAAACCTTTAATTGGGGTTGTAAATTCTGGAAATGAGATGATCCCAGGACATGTACATCTGGATATAGTGAGTAGATATGTAAAAGATGGAATTTTACAGGCAGGCGGAACACCAATGGAATTTAGAGTTATTGGTATATGTGATGGTATTGCAATGGGACATAAAGGAATGAAGTATTCTTTAGCTAGTAGGGAGCTAATTGCAGATTCTATAGAAGCAATGGTAGAAGCTTATCAACTTGATGGAATTATACTAATAACAAACTGTGATAAGATAGTTCCAGGTATGCTTATGGCAGCAGCAAGATTAAATCTTCCCTCTTTGATATTAAGTGGTGGTCCTATGTTGGCGGGAAGATGGAGAGGAATGGATGTAGATTTAATTAGTGTGTTTGAAGGTATTGGAAAAGTTAAGGCAGGTACTATGAGAGAAGAAGAATTATACGAATTGGAGCAGTATGCATGTCCTGGATGTGGCTCTTGTTCTGGTATGTTTACTGCAAATACCATGAATTGTTTGAGCGAAGCCCTTGGGATAGCTCTACCCTTTAACGGTACTCTTCCTTTTGCCTATGATGGAATGAGAAAAAGATTATCTAAAGAGGCTGGGAAAAGAATAGTACAGTTGGTAAAAGATAATATTAAGGCAAGAGATATATTAACAAGAGAAGCCTTCGAGAATGCTATAGCAGTAGATATGGCTCTTGGTGGCTCTACCAATACTGTTCTTCATCTTCTTGCTATAGCGAAGGAGGCAAAGGTAGATTTGCCTTTAGATGTCTTTCAGAGGATTAGTGATAGGACTCCAAATATTTGTAAACTCAGTCCCGCTTCTTCCCAGCATATTCAGGATCTTCACGAGGCTGGAGGTATTCCTGCAGTATTGAAAGAGCTTTTGAAAGGTAATCTCATAGAGCCAAATGCTTTAACGGTATCAGGGAAGACCATTGGAGAGATTGCAAAATCCGCAGAAATTAGAGATAGAAATGTTATAAAACCATTGGAGGAGCCTTATGCGAAGGATGGAGGTATAGTTATACTTTATGGCAATTTGGCACCAGAAGGAGCAGTAGTTAAGAAGTCCGCAGTAAGTCCCAAAATGTTAAAACATGAAGGACCTGCAAGGGTTTTTGACAGTGAAGAATCTGCAATTAAAGATATTTATGGGGGTAAGATTAAGAGGGGAGACGTAGTTGTAATAAGATATGAAGGACCAAAGGGAGGACCAGGAATGAGGGAAATGTTGGGACCCACATCTGCTCTGGCAGGTATGGGACTTGATGAGGATGTCGCTCTTATCACGGATGGAAGATTTTCAGGAGGAAGCAGGGGATCTGCTATTGGACATATTTCTCCAGAAGCAGCAGAAGGAGGTCCAATTGCTCTATTAAGGGATGGAGATATCATTGAAATAGATATACCTGGAAGAAGATTGAATGTAAAAGTTAGTGATGAAGAATTGGAAAATAGAAGGAAAAATTGGAAGCCTGTTAAAAAAGAAATAGAATTTTCCTATCTTAGAAGGTATGCAAAGCTTGTAACTTCTGCTAGTAAAGGTGCTGTATTAAGGGATATTTATGAAGAATAA